The DNA sequence ATATGAGATTGAAAAGATGGGAGTCGGCTACCGAATGGCCATTGACGATTCTTTCGGTTGTTTTTCTTGTGATTTATGCCTGGCAGATTCTCGCGGAACCAAGAGGGTTTTGGGGCAGTGTCTCAGAATGGTCGATGAATGCGCTTTGGCTGCTTTTTGCCATTGACTATGTGGTTTCTTTCCTGCTTGCCGATGGCAAATGGAATTTCTTCAAATCGCATCTGTTCGACTTGGCTGTTGTGGCATTGCCGATCATCCGACCATTGCGGGCGTTGCGCGTTCTCAGCGCACTGAATGCGCTGCACAAGACCAGCGGCATGGCACTTCGGGGCAAAATTGTGATTTACGTGGTTGCATGCGCCGTTCTTCTGGTAATCGTAGGCTCTCTCGCCGTACTTGACGAGGAGCGTTACGCGCCAGGAGCCACCATCAAAACGTGGCCGGACGCGCTATGGTGGACGTTCGTCACCATCACCACGGTGGGGTATGGCGACTATGCCCCGGTCACAGCGACCGGAAGGGTGATAGCGTTTGTTCTTATGGTCGCCGGTATCGGCATTATCGGTGTTGTCACAGGCACTTTTGGCTCGTGGATCGTCGACCAGGTAAGCGTCGACGAGGAAAAGAACACTGAAATAACACGTCAGCAGATCGAGGAGTTGTCACAGCGTCTCGAGCATATCGAGCAGATGCTGGAAAAGGAGAATAGCGACGTTCCTTCTAATTAGGGTATGTCCAATAAGATAATGTCCCTCATTTGCCGGTATAAGGTCATAGTCCAACGATGGTGTCGAGACCGGCCGAAAGACAATTCAAGTTATCGGCTACCGCAAAGTCGATTTTGCGTTTTTGAACCTTGGATACGGCGGATAAGTCAGTCTCAACGTATCCGGGAACGTTGGCTTGCTGGTCACGGTTTTGACGTGGCTGAACTCGAGAAAACCGGTTTTGCCGTGGTAGGAACCCATGCCGGAGGCCCCGGCGCCGCCGAAGGGCAGACGACTGGAAAGCAAGTGTCCAAGTGGCAGGTTGAATCCGAGCGCGCCTGAGCTGGTATGCCGTTCGAAGAGCTGCCGGGTGGCCTTGGAACGGGTAAATACATATAACGCCAACGGTTTCGGGCGTTTGTTGATGAACGTAACCGCCTCTTTTGCGTTGCGCACGGCAATAATCGGTAGAATTGGACCGAAGATTTCCTCTTTCATCACGGGGTCGTCAGCTCGGACATCGGTGAGGATAGTCGGGGCGATGTAGAGGCGCTCGCGATCCGTTTTGCCGCCGTCGAATGTTTTTGCGCCGTCCGGCAGCAACTTGGCAAGCCTATCGAATTGCTTGGTGTTGACGATACGTCCGTAACTGGCGGATTCAGCGGGGTTGTCACCAAAGAATTTTCGCGTGAAAGTGGCGATTTTCTGTGCCAAGGGTTTGACCAAGTCAGGAGTGGTCAGAACATAATCCGGCGCCACACAGGTCTGGCCGGCATTCGTAAAGCGGCCCCAGGCGATGCGTCCGGCCGCGACATCGAGATTGGCGCTCGCGTCTACAAACACAGGGGATTTACCGCCCAATTCAAGAGTTACCGGCGTGAGGTGTTTCGCCGCTGCCGTCATGATGATCGAGCCGACTTTGCCGTTTCCAGTATAGAAAATATGATCGAACGGTTGTGTCAACAGCTCTGTGGTTTCGGGTACTGCGCCTTGGACGACGGCAAACGCGCGGGGATCGAGATATTCGTCGATAAGCTTTTCCAACAATGCGCTGGTGTTGGGGGAGAGCTCGGAAGGCTTGAGACATACGCAGTTGCCGGCCGCGATGGCATCGACCATCGGTTCAAGGCTCAGCATCAGCGGATAGTTCCACGGCGAAATCACCAGAACGACGCCTTTGGGTTCGGCTATCGTCCAGCTTCTCGCCGGCTGCATCAAAAGTGGCATAGCCACATGGTGTCGCCCGCTCCAACGTTCTAAACGCGGCTTGACGAATTTTATCTCGTCGAGAACGAGCTTGATTTCCATCAACGCTGTTTCGGCCGCCGGCTTGCCAAGATCGAGATACACTGCCCACTCGATATCCTTTCGATGAGCAGTGATCATGCGTTTCATACGTTCGAGTTGCTCGCGGCGCCATGCCAAAGACAGTGTTTGATCGGTAGTGAAAAAGTGGTGAAGCCCGGTTACGGTCTCATTCATATCCATCATGTTCCTGTCCTTCATCGTGCGTTCGTCGGTATGCTCAACTCTATATGTCCATGGCGAACGACGAACGTAACAGTTGTCATTACGATGTTGGATTTTCTGGCTCGGGAACATGCTACATTCGTGGTGTCAGCGCTGTTTATCTTTATTGGAAAGGCATGTTCATGACCACCGAAGTTACACGCGAATTTATCCAGGGATTGCCCAAAGCCGAGCTTCATCTTCATATCGAAGGGACCTTGGAACCCGAACTGAAGCTCGAATTGGCCAAGCGCAACCACGTTGATATTGGCCAAAGCACGATTGAAGAGGTCCGCAAGACCTACCAATACGACGATCTCGCCTCGTTCCTGGCTGTGTATTATCCTGCCATGAATGTGTTGCAGAACGAACAGGATTTCTATGATCTCGCCTTTGCCTACCTCCGGCGTGCTGCCGCCAACCATGTGCGTCACGTCGAGATATTCTTTGATCCGCAGGCCCACACCTCCCGCGGCATCGCTTTCGAAACCGTGATTCACGGGTTGCATCGTGCCATCGTCGATGCCCGCGCTCTGAATGTCGACGCTGATCTGATTATGTGTTTCCTACGCGATTTCTCAAAAGAATCGGCACGTAAGACCTTGCTTGAGGCATTGCCGTTTAAGGATTGGATTCTGGGCATCGGACTGGACTCCGATGAGCACAACAATCCGCCGCTCAAGTTCGCGCGTCAGTACGAGGATGCCGCCGCCGCGGGACTACATCTGACAGCCCATTGCGATATCGACCAGGTCGGTTCCATCGACCACATTCGTCAGGCGTTGGAAATCATGGGTGTGGAGCGCATCGACCACGGCACCAATATCGTAGAAGATCCAGACTTGGTCGATTTCGCTGTCAGCCACAACATCGGTATGACTTCCTGCCCGCTTTCGAACTCCTTCGTACGCCCAGAAATGAAGGGCGAGGAGATTGTGGAACTGCTCGGTAAGGGTGTCAAGATATGTGTCAACTCCGATGATCCGGCGTACTTCGGCGGTTACATCAGCGACAATTACTACGCGCTGGCCGATCAGTTCGGACTAAGCCGAGATCAGGTCGTTCAACTGGCACGAAATTCCTTCGAAGCTTCCTGGATCAGTGACGAAAAGAAGGCACTTTACCTGGCTCAATTGGATGATTATGTCGCCAAGAATTGAGCAGGGGCTTATCGTTGGATGCTGAGTAAACATCGCTGCCCGGTGATTCCAAGCAAGTGATGTCGCACAGGTCGGAGTGTCTGCTTGAAAATGTGGCCTAGGAAAATAATTATTTGATTTTTTCCTAGGCTACGTTTTTTATGTTGACAAGATATTAGACGTTTGTTGAAAGCTAAAGTAGACGAATATCTGTTATTTCCCGCAACACGGTTTGTCCGCGGGAGTGTGGTATTCTACTTACTTGTGTGTGCCAGTGGCATGCCTTATGTAACAGGCGTGGGCACTGGGATATCCCGGAACTTGTTAGATTGCGCGCAGCAATGCGGCGGCAGGAGAGCGAAGGGCCATCGGGCCGGTGGACTGTGGCTGTCTCATTTCGATTCGTCGATTGGGGCTGCAGCGAGGCGGCTCCGCAAGAAATAAAGATCTACGAATCGGAGAACTGAAGTTGCCTACTATAGAACAACTTGTCCGCAAAGGACGTAAGGCAAAGTCAAAGAAATCCAAGACTTTGGCCTTGAAGGGTAGCCCGCTGCGTCGTGGCGTGTGCACCCGTGTGTATACCACTACACCGAAGAAGCCGAATTCCGCGTTGCGTAAGGTCGCCCGTGTGCGCCTGAGCTCCGGCATCGAAGTAACCGCCTATATTCCGGGCGAGGGCCACAACTTGCAGGAGCACTCCATCGTGCTCGTCCGCGGTGGCCGTGTGAAGGATCTTCCTGGTGTGCGTTACCACATCGTGCGCGGCGCGCTCGATACCCAGGGTGTCAAGGACCGCAAGCAGGGACGCTCCCTGTACGGCGCAAAGAAGGCGAAGTAAGAGATATGTCACGTAAAGGACCATCCAAGAAGCATCAGCTGCTCCCTGATCCGATCTACGGCTCGACCGTGGTCGCTCAGCTCATCAACAAGATCCTGCTCGACGGCAAGAAGTCGATCGCCGAAGACATCGTCTACTCCGCACTTGACATGGTCAAGGAGAAGACCGATCAGGAACCCGTCGCCGTTTTGAAGCGCGCACTTGATAATATCCGCCCGTCCCTCGAAGTTCGTTCCCGCCGTGTCGGCGGCGCGACCTATCAGGTCCCCGTCGAGGTCAAGCCCAACCGTGCGAACGCCCTGAGCCTTCGCTGGCTGACCGACTTCTCGCGCAAGCGTCGTGAGAAGACCATGGCCGAGCGTCTCGCCAACGAGATCCTCGATGCCTCCAACGGCCTCGGTGCTTCCGTCAAGCGCCGCGAGGATACCCACAAGATGGCCGAGGCCAACAAGGCCTTCGCTCACTATCGCTGGTAATTTCGCTAGACGAGTTAAGGTAAGGAAACATTTATGGCACTTGATGTGCTCAGTGACCTCAATGAGGTCCGCAACATCGGCATCATGGCTCACATCGATGCCGGTAAGACAACGTGTACGGAACGTATTCTGTACTACACCGGCAAGAACTACAAGATCGGCGAGACGCACGAAGGCGCCTCGACCATGGACTTCATGGCCCAGGAAAAGGAACGTGGCATCACCATTCAGTCTGCTGCGACCACCTGCTTCTGGAACCGTCAGACCCATGATCCCGACAAGAAGTTCCAGATCAACATCATCGACACCCCCGGCCACGTGGACTTCACGGCCGAGGTGGAGCGTTCGCTGCGCGTGCTCGATGGCGCTGTTGCCGTCTTCGATGGCAAGGAGGGCGTTGAGCCCCAGAGCGAAACCGTGTGGCGTCAGGCTGACAAGTACGGCGTGCCGCGCATCTGCTTCATCAACAAGATGGATAAGCTCGGAGCCGATTTCTACTACTCCGTCGATACCATCAAGAAGAAGCTCGGAGCTGTCCCGCTGGTCGTCCAGCTGCCAATTGGTGCCGAGAACGACTTCGTCGGCATGGTCGATCTCATCCGTATGAAGGCCTACGTCTGGAATGATGTCACCACCGATCTCGGTGCTCACTACGATACCGTCGATATCCCTGATGATTTGAAGGACAAGGCTGAGCAGTATCGTTCTGAGCTTCTCGACCAGGTGGCCGAGTCCGACGACGATCTAATGGAGAAGTACCTCGACTCTGGTGAGATGAGTGAAGAGGAGATCCGCGCGGGTATCCGCAAGCTCACCATCGAGCGCAAGGCCTATCCGGTCCTCTGTGGTTCCGCCTTCAAGGACAAGGGCATTCAGCCGCTGCTTGACGCAGTGGTTGATTACCTTCCCAGCCCCGAGGACGTCCCCGCCATCGTTGGCTTCAAGCCCGGTGACGAGTCCCAGGAGATCGACCGCAAACCCACGATGGACGATCCGTTCGCCGCGCTGGTCTTCAAGATCTCGACCCACCCCTTCTATGGCAAGCTTGTGTTCGTGCGCGTTTACTCCGGCTCCATCAAGCCCGGTGACACCGTGCTCGATTCCACGAAGGACAAGAAGGAACGTGTCGGCAAGATCTTCCAGATGCACGCCGACAAGGAGAATCCCGTTGACGCTGCCGAAGCCGGCAACATCTACACGCTCGTTGGTCTGAAGAACGTTTCCACCGGCGACACCCTGTGCGCCGAAAACGCTCCGATTTCCCTTGAGTCCATGACCTTCCCGGACCCGGTGATCGAGGTCGCTGTGGAGCCGAAGACCAAGGCCGATCAGGAGAAGATGAGCCTCGCTCTGGCGAAGCTCGCCGACGAGGACCCGACCTTCCAGGTCAAGACCGATGAGGAAAGCGGCCAGACGCTGATTTCCGGCATGGGCGAGCTCCAGCTCGATATCATCGTTGACCGTATGCGCCGCGAGTTCAACGTCGACTGCAACGTCGGCAACCCGCAGGTCGCCTACCGCGAGACCATCCGCAAGGCCGTTATGAACCAGGAATACACCCACAAGAAGCAGACGGGTGGTTCCGGCCAGTTCGCAAAGGTCTTGATGAACTTCGAGCCAATCGACCCCGCCGAGGGCAAGGACTACGAGTTCGTCAACGAGGTCACCGGCGGCCATATCACCAAGGAATTCATTCCTTCGATCGATGCTGGTGTGCAGGAGGCCATGGAGTCCGGCGTGCTCGCCGGGTTCCCGGTGGTCGGCGTCAAGGCGACCGTCACCGATGGCCAGATCCACGATGTCGATTCCTCCGAGCTCGCGTTCAAGATCGCCGGTTCCATGGCGTTCAAGACCGCGGCCCCGAAGGCAAAGCCCGTCATCCTCGAGCCGATCATGGCCGTCGAGGTGCGTACCCCTGAGGAGTACATGGGCGACGTTATGGGCGATCTCAACTCCCGTCGTGGCAACATCACCGAAATGAAGGACGCCACCGGCGTCAAGGTCATCGAGGCGAAGGTCCCGCTGAGCGAGATGTTCGGCTATATCGGTGATCTGCGTTCCAAGACTCAGGGCCGCGCAATGTTCACCATGCAAATGGATTCGTATGCAGAGGTGCCGAAGGCGGTCTCCGAGGAGATCATCAAGGCCCAGCGCGGCGAATAAAATACTTCGCCCAAGGCGTGTCTGTCTCCAGTCAGCATTAAAATTTTTTACTACTGACTGGGTTCGGGCACTTTGTGGCAGGTAACCCAGAAACCCAGTAAACTGTAGCGAGTATCCCGAGGTTGAAAGCTCGGGAATAACTACGAAACGTCCAGGAGGACAAAGTAATGGCAGAAAAGGAAAAGTACGAGCGGACCAAGCCGCACGTTAACATCGGCACCATTGGCCACGTTGATCACGGTAAGACGACCCTGACCGCGGCCATCTCGAAGGTGCTGCACGAAGAGTACCCCGACCTCAACCCGGAGTATGACTTCGATCAGATTGATGCTGCTCCTGAAGAGAAGCAGCGTGGTATCACAATCAACATCGCCCACATCGAGTATCAGACGGCCAAGCGCCACTATGCTCACGTGGATTGCCCCGGCCACGCCGATTTCGTGAAGAACATGATCACCGGCGCCGCTCAGATGGATGGTGCGATCCTTGTGGTCGCCGCCACTGATGGCCCGATGGCTCAGACCCGCGAGCACGTTCTGCTCGCCCGCCAGGTAGGCGTGCCGAAGATTCTCGTTGCGCTCAACAAGTGCGATATGGTCGACGACGAAGAGCTTATCGAGCTCGTCGAAGAAGAGGTCCGCGACCTTCTCGAAGAAAACGGCTTTGATCGTGACTGCCCGGTCATCCGCACTTCCGCTTATGGCGCTCTGCATGATGACGCACCGGATCACGAGAAGTGGGTCCAGACCATCAAGGAACTCATGGATGCCGTCGACGATTACATCCCGACCCCTGTCCACGACCTTGACAAGCCGTTCCTGATGCCTATCGAAGATGTCTTCACCATCTCCGGCCGTGGCACCGTGGTCACCGGCCGTGTCGAGCGTGGCCGTATCCCGGTCAACGCACCGGCAGAGATCGTTGGCCTTCGTCCGACGCAGACCACCACCGTCACCTCCATCGAGACCTTCCACAAGCAGATGGATGAGGCTCAGGCTGGCGACAACACCGGTCTGCTGCTCCGCGGCATCAACCGTGACGACGTCGAGCG is a window from the Bifidobacterium sp. ESL0745 genome containing:
- the rpsL gene encoding 30S ribosomal protein S12, whose protein sequence is MPTIEQLVRKGRKAKSKKSKTLALKGSPLRRGVCTRVYTTTPKKPNSALRKVARVRLSSGIEVTAYIPGEGHNLQEHSIVLVRGGRVKDLPGVRYHIVRGALDTQGVKDRKQGRSLYGAKKAK
- the tuf gene encoding elongation factor Tu translates to MAEKEKYERTKPHVNIGTIGHVDHGKTTLTAAISKVLHEEYPDLNPEYDFDQIDAAPEEKQRGITINIAHIEYQTAKRHYAHVDCPGHADFVKNMITGAAQMDGAILVVAATDGPMAQTREHVLLARQVGVPKILVALNKCDMVDDEELIELVEEEVRDLLEENGFDRDCPVIRTSAYGALHDDAPDHEKWVQTIKELMDAVDDYIPTPVHDLDKPFLMPIEDVFTISGRGTVVTGRVERGRIPVNAPAEIVGLRPTQTTTVTSIETFHKQMDEAQAGDNTGLLLRGINRDDVERGQVVAKPGTVTPHHKFEGEVYVLTKDEGGRHSPFFSNYRPQFYFRTTDVTGVITLPEGVEMVQPGDHATFTVELIQPVAMENGLTFAVREGGHTVGSGRVTKVIE
- a CDS encoding adenosine deaminase, whose protein sequence is MTTEVTREFIQGLPKAELHLHIEGTLEPELKLELAKRNHVDIGQSTIEEVRKTYQYDDLASFLAVYYPAMNVLQNEQDFYDLAFAYLRRAAANHVRHVEIFFDPQAHTSRGIAFETVIHGLHRAIVDARALNVDADLIMCFLRDFSKESARKTLLEALPFKDWILGIGLDSDEHNNPPLKFARQYEDAAAAGLHLTAHCDIDQVGSIDHIRQALEIMGVERIDHGTNIVEDPDLVDFAVSHNIGMTSCPLSNSFVRPEMKGEEIVELLGKGVKICVNSDDPAYFGGYISDNYYALADQFGLSRDQVVQLARNSFEASWISDEKKALYLAQLDDYVAKN
- a CDS encoding potassium channel family protein — translated: MRLKRWESATEWPLTILSVVFLVIYAWQILAEPRGFWGSVSEWSMNALWLLFAIDYVVSFLLADGKWNFFKSHLFDLAVVALPIIRPLRALRVLSALNALHKTSGMALRGKIVIYVVACAVLLVIVGSLAVLDEERYAPGATIKTWPDALWWTFVTITTVGYGDYAPVTATGRVIAFVLMVAGIGIIGVVTGTFGSWIVDQVSVDEEKNTEITRQQIEELSQRLEHIEQMLEKENSDVPSN
- a CDS encoding aldehyde dehydrogenase family protein, which codes for MNETVTGLHHFFTTDQTLSLAWRREQLERMKRMITAHRKDIEWAVYLDLGKPAAETALMEIKLVLDEIKFVKPRLERWSGRHHVAMPLLMQPARSWTIAEPKGVVLVISPWNYPLMLSLEPMVDAIAAGNCVCLKPSELSPNTSALLEKLIDEYLDPRAFAVVQGAVPETTELLTQPFDHIFYTGNGKVGSIIMTAAAKHLTPVTLELGGKSPVFVDASANLDVAAGRIAWGRFTNAGQTCVAPDYVLTTPDLVKPLAQKIATFTRKFFGDNPAESASYGRIVNTKQFDRLAKLLPDGAKTFDGGKTDRERLYIAPTILTDVRADDPVMKEEIFGPILPIIAVRNAKEAVTFINKRPKPLALYVFTRSKATRQLFERHTSSGALGFNLPLGHLLSSRLPFGGAGASGMGSYHGKTGFLEFSHVKTVTSKPTFPDTLRLTYPPYPRFKNAKSTLR
- the fusA gene encoding elongation factor G is translated as MALDVLSDLNEVRNIGIMAHIDAGKTTCTERILYYTGKNYKIGETHEGASTMDFMAQEKERGITIQSAATTCFWNRQTHDPDKKFQINIIDTPGHVDFTAEVERSLRVLDGAVAVFDGKEGVEPQSETVWRQADKYGVPRICFINKMDKLGADFYYSVDTIKKKLGAVPLVVQLPIGAENDFVGMVDLIRMKAYVWNDVTTDLGAHYDTVDIPDDLKDKAEQYRSELLDQVAESDDDLMEKYLDSGEMSEEEIRAGIRKLTIERKAYPVLCGSAFKDKGIQPLLDAVVDYLPSPEDVPAIVGFKPGDESQEIDRKPTMDDPFAALVFKISTHPFYGKLVFVRVYSGSIKPGDTVLDSTKDKKERVGKIFQMHADKENPVDAAEAGNIYTLVGLKNVSTGDTLCAENAPISLESMTFPDPVIEVAVEPKTKADQEKMSLALAKLADEDPTFQVKTDEESGQTLISGMGELQLDIIVDRMRREFNVDCNVGNPQVAYRETIRKAVMNQEYTHKKQTGGSGQFAKVLMNFEPIDPAEGKDYEFVNEVTGGHITKEFIPSIDAGVQEAMESGVLAGFPVVGVKATVTDGQIHDVDSSELAFKIAGSMAFKTAAPKAKPVILEPIMAVEVRTPEEYMGDVMGDLNSRRGNITEMKDATGVKVIEAKVPLSEMFGYIGDLRSKTQGRAMFTMQMDSYAEVPKAVSEEIIKAQRGE
- the rpsG gene encoding 30S ribosomal protein S7, with protein sequence MSRKGPSKKHQLLPDPIYGSTVVAQLINKILLDGKKSIAEDIVYSALDMVKEKTDQEPVAVLKRALDNIRPSLEVRSRRVGGATYQVPVEVKPNRANALSLRWLTDFSRKRREKTMAERLANEILDASNGLGASVKRREDTHKMAEANKAFAHYRW